The region CGATGTCGATCGCCCTGTCGACCATGCACAGCTTCCTGCCGCCCCACCCCGGTCCCACCGCGGTGGCCGCGACCTTCCACGCATCCGTCGGTCTGACGCTGTTCTACGGCCTGTTCATCGCCGTCCCGGTCGGCGCGCTCATCGCCCTGGTGTGGCCACGGCTGCCGTTCATCAGGGCGATGAATCCCTCGATCCCCGCGGGCCTGGTCGGCGAGCGGGTCTTCGAGGACGAGGAGATGCCCGGGCTCGGCTGGTCACTGGGCGTGGCCCTGTTCCCGGTGGTGCTGATCGCCGGTGCCGCCGTGACCGACATGGCCACGTCCGGTTCGAGCCCGTTCCTGCACTTCGTCGCCTTCATCGGATCCGCGCCGATCGCACTGCTGCTGACCCTGCTGCTGGCGGTCTGGGCATTCGGCCCGCGCATCGGGCGGAGCCTCGCGGAGGTCAGCGCCTCCTGCAACTCCGCCGCCCAAGCGATGGCCATGATCCTGCTGGTGATCGGTGCCGGCGGCGCCTTCAAGAACGTCCTCGTCGAGGGCGGGATATCCGACTACATCAAGGACCAGACGCACGGCTGGTCCATCTCGCCGATCGTCCTCGCGTGGCTGATCGCGGTCATCCTCCGGGTGGCACTGGGCTCGGCGACGGTCGCCGTCGTCACGGCCTCCGGCGTGGTGCTGCCGCTCCTGGCGGGCGGCGGGGTACACCCCGAGATGATGGTGCTCGCCGTCTGCTGCGGTTCGATCGCCTTCTCCCACGTCAACGACCCCGGATTCTGGCTGTTCAAGGAGTACTTCGACCTCTCGGTCGTCGAGGCGATCAAGGTCCGCACCACGTACACCACCGTGCTGGCCGTCCTCGGTCTGGGCGGTGTCCTTGCGGTCGAATGGGCCCTCGACGTCCTCAGCCTCTGACCGCAGCCCCCCATCACCTCCGTACCCAAGGACTTTGAGACGCATGAGCAAGAGCCAGCCGACCGTCACCGCCTTCTCCGTCTACCCGGTCGCAGGCCGGGACTCCATGGAGCTGAACCTCTCCGGCGCGCACGGCCCCTACTTCACCCGCAATGTCGTCGTCCTGACGGACTCCGAGGGGCGTACGGGTCTCGGTGAGGTCCCCGGCGGGGAGAACATCACGCGGACGCTGCGGGATGCCGAGTCCCTGGTCGTCGGAGCGAAGGTCGGTGACTACAAGCGCGTCCTGCGCGAGATCGGTGGCCGTTTCGCCGACCGCGACGCCGGTGGGCGCGGCGCCCAGACCTTCGACCTGCGGACCACCGTCCACGCCGTCACCGCGGTCGAGTCGGCGCTGCTCGACCTGCTGGGGCAGCATCTCGACGTACCCGTCGCGGCGCTCCTGGGCGACGGACAGCAGCGCGACTCCGTACGGGTCCTCGGCTATCTGTTCTACGTCGGTGACCCCGGCCGCACGGAACTGGAGTACGTCCGCGAGCCGGACGCGGCCGAGGACTGGTACCGGATCCGGCACGAGGAGGCCCTGTCTCCGGAGGCGATCGTCCGGCAGGCCGAGGCGACCCACGACCTGTACGGCTTCCGGGACTTCAAGCTGAAGGGCGGTGTCCTCGCGGGCGCGGAGGAGGTCAAGGCCGTACGGGCGCTCAAGGACCGCTTCCCCGAGGCGCGCATCACCCTGGACCCGAACGGCGCGTGGTCGCTGCGCGAGGCGATCGAGCTGTGTACGCCCCTGGTGGGCAAGCTCGCCTACGCCGAGGACCCCTGCGGAGCCGAGGGCGGCTACTCCGGTCGGGAGATCCTGGCAGAGTTCCGCCGCGCGACGGGCCTGCCGACCGCGACCAACATGATCGCCACCGACTGGCGGCAGCTGACCCATGCCCTGGCCCTGCAGTCGGTGTCCATCCCGCTGGCCGACCCGCACTTCTGGACCATGCAGGGCTCGGTGCGGGTGGCGCAGCTGTGCAACGCGATGGGGCTGACCTGGGGTTGTCACTCGAACAACCACTTCGACATCTCGCTGGCGATGGTGACGCACTGCGGGGCCGCGGCTCCGGGCGCGTACAACGCCCTGGACACGCACTGGATCTGGCAGGAGGGTCTGGAGCGCCTCACCGTCGCACCGCCGCGCATCGTCGACGGGGAGATCGCCGTGCCGGACGCGCCCGGTCTCGGTGTCCGGCTCGACAGGGAGCGGCTGCTCGCGGCCCACGAGCTCTACCAGGAGAAGGCGTTGGGGGCGCGTGACGACGCCGTCGGGATGCGCTACCTCGTCCCCGGCTGGGAGTTCGACGGCAAGCGTCCGTGTCTGGTGCGTTGAGGCACTCTCATTTCCGTCGTGGGACCGACTGTTGTCCTTTCACCCTTCCGGGTGAGGACTTCGGCCTGACAGACTCCGGAGGGTGCGCGACTTCGACATGCTTGTCATCGGATCCGGCCCGGGTGGTCAGAAGGCCGCCATCGCCGCGGCCAAGCTCGGCCGCCGGGTCGCCGTCCTCGACCGCCCCGACATGGTCGGCGGGGTCTCCATCCACACCGGGACCATCCCCTCCAAGACCTTGCGCGAGGCGGTCCTCTATCTCACCGGCCTCACCCAACGCGATATGTACGGCCAGAGTTACCGCCTCAAGGAGGACATCACCGTCGCCGACCTGACCGCGCGCACCCAGCACGTGGTCAGCCGCGAGGTCGACGTCATCCGCAGCCAGCTGTCCCGCAACCACGTCTCCCTGTTCGCCGGCACCGGCCGTTTCGTGGACGACCACACGGTCGCCCTGGTCGAAGCGAACGGCAACGAAAAGCTGCTGACCGCCGAACACATCGTGATCGCCACCGGCACCCGGCCGGCACGGCCCGCGAGCGTCGCGTTCGACGGACGCACGATCATGGACTCGGACAACGTTCTCAACCTGGAGCGGGTGCCGCGCTCCATGGTCATCGTGGGGGCCGGGGTGATCGGCATGGAGTACGCCTCCATGTTCGCGGCCCTCGGCAGCAAGATCACGGTGGTCGAGAAGCGGGCCTCGATGCTCGACTTCTGCGACGTCGAGGTGATCGAGTCGCTCAAGTACCACCTGCGGGACCTCGCCGTCACCTTCCGCTTCGGAGAGACGGTCGCCTCGGTCGAGCATCATCCCCGGGGCACTCTCACCGTCCTGGAGAGCGGCAAGAAGATCCCCGCGGACACCGTGATGTACTCCGCGGGCCGACAGGGACTCACCGACGAACTCGACCTGGACAAGGCCGGGTTGTCCGCCGACCCACGCGGCCGTATCAAGGTCGACGAGAACTACCGCACCGAAGTGCCGCACATCTACGCGGTGGGCGACGTCATCGGCTTCCCGGCGCTGGCGGCGACCTCGATGGAGCAGGGACGTACGGCCGCGTACCACGCCTTCGGCGAGCCGGTGCACCCGATGCACGACCTCCAGCCGATCGGCATCTACACCATCCCGGAGATCAGCTTCATCGGGCGGACCGAGGACCAGCTCACCGAGGAGTGCGTGCCCTTCGAGGTCGGCATCTCCCGTTACCGCGAACTGGCCCGAGGCCAGATCATCGGTGACTCGCACGGCATGCTCAAGCTCCTGGTCTCCCCGGACGACCGCAAGCTGCTCGGCGTGCACTGCTTCGGCACCGGGGCCACCGAGCTGATCCACATCGGGCAGTCCGTGATGGGGTGCGGCGGCACGGTCGACTACCTCGTCGACGCGGTGTTCAACTACCCCACGCTGGCCGAGTCCTACAAGGTCGCCGCCCTGGACGCCACCAACAAGATCCGCCAGATAGACCGCCTGAGGGACTGACCACCGCCAGGGCCCGGCGAGGCCCGTATCGAGGTCCGGCACGGGCGAGGCCCGGGACGCCTTGTGAGGCACCCCGGGCCCGCTCACGCCGAGGTCATTCCTTCGCGCCGATCGCCTCGACCGGCCGGATCCTCAGCAGCATCCGCGTCGGCAGCATCGTGCCCGCGGCCGCGAGGGCCGCCGTCGCGCCGGCGATCGCCAGGTAGCCGAGGCCGGGCACGGCCGGGACCGGGGTGCCGCTCACCGCCATCGACACGAGGACGAGCGGGAACGCGGAGAGCAGGGTCCCGATGCCGACCCCGGCCGCGATGACGATGACGCTCTCCCGCCGCATCATGCCCACGACCTGCCCGCGGGCCGTACCGGACAGCCGCAGCAGAGCGAACTCGCGTCGGCGCGCGGCCGTGCTCATCGCCAGCGTGTTGACGACGGTGATCGCCGTGTAGGCGATGATCACGCCGACGACGAGGTAGTTGACCCACGCGTTCGCCCGTTGTTCCGCGAGCTGGTCGTCGACGGCGAGGCCGTCACGGAGCACCGTGCCGGGGTAGGCCGCGGCCACGTGCGACAGGGCCTGGGTCAGGTCGGGTGCCGAGGGGGCGGAGCGTACGAGGACGGACTCGTCGACCTTGCCGGTGGTGTGGGCGAGCAGCAGGTCGTGGTCCATGGTCACGTCGGTGAATCCGAAGCCGCGTTCGTACACGGCGACGACCTTGGCCCGCAACGGGGTGCCGTCGCCGAGGTGGAGCCTGGCGGTGTCCCCGACGCCGAGCCCGAGCCAGGAGGCCGTGGTGGTGCTGATCGCCACGGTGTCCCGCGACAGGGCCTTCATGGTCCCTTCCCGCGGCCGCAGATCGAGGGCGCTGCCGAGCGCCCGGGGATCCACGCCCTGCGCGCTGAGCGAGACGGACTCCTGGGCGCCCAGCATCCTGCCCATGGCGACGACCTTGGACCTGACCAGTCCGGTGGCCGACGCCACCTGCTTCATGTCCCTCACCTTCTCGGCGAGTTCGGGTGACACTCCGGACGGCGCGGTGAGGACGTGGTCGGCGACGAGCCCGGCCCGCAGCTGGTCGGCCGACTCCCTGAGCCCGGTGGTCTGCGCGAAGACGACGGTCGACGAGAAGGAGACGGCGAGCACGAGCGGGGTGATCGCGCCGGCCAACCGGGCCACGTTGGCCCGGGTGTTGGCCGCCGCGAGGTAGCCGGTGACACCGGTCCGGTTCAGCAGCGGGGCGAGCAGGCCTACGGCGGTACGGGAGACCAGCGGGCCGAGGACGGCAACCGTGACGACGAGGACGAGGACGAGGGAGTTGGCGAGCCCGACGAGGGTGAAGAAGTCGGCGTCCTGTGCCAGTCCGGTGACGAAGATCCCCGCCGACAGCACGAGCAGCGCGCCGCCGGTGATCCGGCGCCCGCGGCCGAGCCCCGGGGTCTCCACGGCGGCCTCGCCGAGCGCCTCGGTGGGCCGGATCCGGGTCGCGCGATGCGCGGCGGACAACACCGCGACCAGCGCGGTCAGGACGGTGACGAGCACCGCCGCGAGAAAGGGCAGGGGGCTGAGGGCGAGCCCGAAGTCCGACGGCACGATGCCGTGTCCGGCGAACCGGTCGCGCAGCCAGTACACGAGGAGCAGACCCGCCGGGCAGCCGATCACTCCGGCGAGCAGGCCGGTGGCGGCGGCCTCGGCGGCGACCATGCGCCGGATCTGGCCGGGAGTGGTGCCGATCGCGCGCAGCAGGGCGATCTCCCGGCGGCGGTGCCGGATCGACAGGGACGTGGTGGCGTACAGGACGAAGACGGCGACGAGCAGGACGTTGCCGCCGATCGCGGCCGCCAGGACGACGAGGTTGGAGCCGCTGACGGTGACGTCGAGGAACTCGGCCCGTCCGCGCCCCTCCCCTGTGTGCACGGCGAGGGTGTCGTCGTGGAGCGTGGACCGGATGGCGTCGGCGAGTCGGTGCGGTGATACGCCGGGCGCGGCAAGGACGCCGAAGGCCTGGACGGAGGCTTCGGGCACCGACTGGCGCAGGGTCGCGTCGGCCAGGAACACCACGGACCGGCGGGGGGCGCCGCCGTCCTTCAGGGCGACCAGTCCGGCGACCTGGAAGGTACGGGGCACCGAGGTGGTCATCAGGCGGATGTCGTCGCCGGGGCGGACGTCCGCCTGTGCGGCGAGTTCGATGTCCAGGACGATCTCTCCGGCGGCGCGGGGCGCGTGACCGATGGTCAGCCGGAAGTCGCCGAGGCCCAGGCTCGACCAGTTGTGCGCCTCCACCCCCGCGCCGTAGTGTCCCGGCACCGGCCGACCGGCGCCGGTCACCAGCCGCACCGGGGCGCCCACGTCCGCGATCACCGCCTTCGCTCCGTCCACGCCGGTGATCCGGTCGGCCGACGAGGCCCGTAGCGGTACGCGTTCGGGCAGCGGCTGGGACTCCTTCACGGTCGATCCGTCGAGGTCCTTGAAGGTCAGTTCGACCTCCTGGCGGCCCGCGACGACGACATCGGCCGCCGCGTACCGCTCGGCGGAGGATCCGGCCCGTATGCCCGACTCCAGCAGGATCCCGCACGCGCTCAGGACGGCGGCGCCCAGCAGCAGGGCGACGAAGGTGCCGACGAAACCGCCCTTGCGGGCCTTGAGCGTCAACAGGGCGAGACTCAGCATCAGGCGGCCCTCCGCAGGCCGGCCATGACGTCCGCGACGCGGTCGGCGCTCGGCTCGGCCAAGGCGTCGACGAGGTGCCCCGCGCTCAGGAAGAGTGCCTGGTCGGTGTGTGCGGCGGCCACCGGATCGTGGGTGACCATGACCACCGTCTGATGCAGATCGGTGACCGCCTGCCGCAGCAGCCCCAGGATGTCCCGTGCGGTCTCCGGGTCGAGCGCCCCGGTCGGCTCGTCGGCGAAGATCACCTCGGGCCGGGTGACCAGGGCGCGCGCGATCGCCACCCGCTGCTGCTGGCCGCCGGACAGCTGGGCGGGGAAGCGCGCGAGCCGGTCGCCGAGGTCGACGGCCTTCACGATGTGGTCGAACCAGCCCTCGTCGACCTGCCGTCCGGCCAGCCGCAGGGGCAGCGTGATGTTCTGCTCGACGGTCAGCGAGGGCAGCAGGTTGAACGCCTGGAACACGAAGCCGATGCGGGTGCGCCGCAGCTCCGTGAGCCGTCGCTCCTTCAGCGTCGACAGGTCCTGGGCGCCCAGCCGGACCACGCCCGAGGTGGGCCGGTCGAGGCCCGCCGCGCAGTGCAGGAAGGTGCTCTTGCCGGATCCCGAAGGGCCCATCACGGCCGTGAACGTGCCGGGTGCGATGCCCGCGCCGACCTTGTCGAGCGCCAGGACGGCCGAGGGGCCGTCGCCGTACCGCTTGGTCACGTCCGTCAGCTGCACCGCGTACCGGCCGTCGGCCGGCCCGTCCGGTTGTTGGCCCCAAGACCGCACTGTGACTCCTCGACTTCTCAAATTCCGACTTCTCACATTCGGGCTGCTGAAGTTCCGGCTTCTCAAGTTCCGGCTTCTCGCAGGGCGTTCCGTGAGTGGTGCTCCCAGTCCAGCGGCGGCAACGGGCCGCGGCCTCGGCCGCACCGCCGAACGGTGGTCTCCGCCGGTCGGGCGAGATCCCCGATGCCCTCCGCCGTACGAAGGAGTGCAGGGTCTCCTCGCGCCGCCGGTCGCGCGGGGCGCCTCCTCCTTGCGGAGGATGCCGCCGCGGAGGAGACCGGCCGCGCGCTCTCACCCGCAGGGCAGATCAGGACACCGGGTGAGCCGTCTAACGTGGGGCGCATGGACCTGATGGACTCGTTCGCCGGGCGTCGTGTGCCCCCGGCCGTCACCGACGCGGGTCTGGCCCTGCTGCTCATCGCCGGATGCGCGGCCACACCGCTGGCGATCCCGCCCGGCGGGCCCGAACTGCGTTCGCCGGACGCCTGGTTCCTGGTGCTCGTGCTGGTGTCCGCGCTGCCGCTCGCCGTGCACCGCCGGTCTCCGCTGCCCGCTCTGCTGGTGATGTCGGCGGCGGCCGCCGCGCTCCAGGGCCTCCACTACATCCCGCAGCTCTCCGGACCCGAGGGCACCTCCATCGGACCGACCTACGTGGGCGTGGCCACGGGCGTGTTCCTCACCGCCGTACGGTCCACCCCCCGTACGGCGACCCTGGTCGTGGCGGCGCTCATCCCGGCCGCGGCCGTCACCGAGTCGCTGCTCGCGCCGGCCGGGTACCGTGTCACCACCCTGCTGATCGAGACGGTGCTGCTGGTCGCCGCGTGGGCACTGGGCCGGCTCTCCAGGGCGCGCGCCGCCATCCGGAACCAGGCGCTGGAACGGGCCGCGGCGATCGAACGCGAACAGGTCGCCACCGCGCGCGCCGCCGTGATGGAGGAACGGGCCCGGATCGCCCGCGAGTTGCACGACATCGTCGCCCACAATGTGAGTCTCATGGTTGTGCAGACCATCGCCGCCGACCGGGTCCAGGACCGCGACAGCGCCAAGGCCCACGAACTGCACGGCACCATCGAGGAGACGGGACGGGCCACCGTCACCGAGCTGCGCGGGCTCCTTGACGTGCTGCGAACCGACGAAGAGGCGGAGAGCGACCCGAACAAGGAACCGCCCCAGCCCACCATCGACGCCCTGCCGGCGCTCGTGGAATCGGTGCGCGCCGCCGGTCTCCAGGTCGAGTTCGACACCAGGGGAACCCCCGCCGAGCTCCCGGCGGGTTCACAACTCGCCGTCTACCGTGTCGTACAGGAAGCCCTCACCAACACCCTCAAGCACGCCGGTCACACGCACACCGCGCTGACCGTCTCGTGGGAGCCGGAGCGGCACCGGCTCACCCTGCGGCTCTGCGACGACGGGCCGCGGCAGGGCGGCGAGACGGCGCGACCGCCCATGCCAACGAGGGGTTCCGGTCACGGCCTGGTCGGTATGCGGGAACGGATCGGCGCCGTGGGCGGCTCCCTGCACACCGGCAACCGCCCGGGCGGCGGATACTGCGTCCACGCGGTCGTCCCGCTCCCCTCCCCCGAACCCGACCCCCAGCACGAAGGGCACTCCCCGCATGCGATCCATCCGCGTCCTGCTGGTCGATGACCAGCCCATGATCCGGACGGGATTCCGGCTCATCCTCGAGGCCGAACCGGACATCGTCGTCGTCGGCGAGGCGTCGGACGGCGTGGCCGCCGTCGAGAGCGCCGAGGCCCTCGCCCCGGACGTCGTCCTGATGGACATCCGGATGCCGCACATGGACGGTGTAGAGGCCACCCGCCGGATCGTGGGGGCGGGTTCGCCCAGCCGGATCGTCATCCTCACCACCTTCGACCTCGACGCGCACGTCGTGGACGCCCTGCGCGCCGGGGCCAGCGGTTTCCTGGTCAAGGACGGTCCCGCCGACTCCCTGGTGGGCGCCATCCGTACGGTGGCCGGCGGTGAGGCGGTGCTCTCTCCGCGCGTCACCCACCGGTTGCTGGACCGCTTCGCCCACCTCGCCGCGCCCGCGACGCCGACCGTGCCGACGAAGCTCGACGCCCTGACCGGGCGCGAACTCGACGTGCTGCGCGCCCTCACCCGTGGTCTGTCCAACGCGGAGATCGCTCTCGAACTCGGCGTGGGCGAGACCACGGTCAAGACGCACGTCGCCCACATCCTGGAGAAGTACCAGCTGCGCGACCGCGTCCAGGCCGTGATCCTGGCGTACGACTGCGGTCTGGTCGTCCCACGCGGAACGTCCTGACGGGGGGACGGGGAGCGGGCGTCCGGCCATCATGTGGCACGCCCGCGTGATCAGCGATCGCGGGCACGGGGAGCGCCGGGGTCAGCGTGGGCCGGTCCGGTCCGCCGTCACGCGCAGGTACTCGATGCCGGTGTCGAGCGCGGCCTTCAGGTGGGTCGAGTCACCCGTGGACATCATCACCGACACACCTCCCTGGACTCCGGCCAGCAGTGCGGCGGCCGTCGTGTCGACGTCGAGGGTGGGCGACACCAGGCCACGCGCCCGGAGCGCGCGTATGCCTCGGGCGAGTTGCTCCTGCCACTGACGCATCAGCTCGGCCACGATGGCCCGTGCGCCCGGCCGGGATCGCCCGACCTGGAGGAACAGGGACCCCAACGGGCACTGATCTCCCTGGCGTTCATAGCGCTCCACGACCGCGTCCCGCCACTGGTACCAGGACTCCCAGGAGTCCAGGCATCCCAGATACGGCTGCTGGTCCTCCAGGACGCGGTCCGCCTCGAACTGCGCCACCGCCAGCAGTAGCTCGTCCTTGCCTTCGGGGAAGTAGTGGAAGAGCTGGCTCTTGCTCGTGCCGGTCCGGGCGCGGATGTCGTCGAGGGTGGTGAAGGCGACACCCCTTTCGCGGAGCACCTCGGCGGCACCCTCGATGATGCGGGCCCGCGTGGCCCGGCCTTTCGTGGTCGGCGCGTGCGGCATGGCGTGCTCCCTCCCTGGACCGGCGTACTGAACTGACTCACCGGACTAACTCACTGGACCGAGGAGTCCATTTTACGTCCTCACAGGCGTTCCAGACTGGACTTGCTGGTCCATTTTTGCCGATGCACAGTGGGTCGCGCGGTCCAGCCCACCGGTGGACCGCCGTACGGAGCCGGTCGGCCTGCCCGGCCGCGGAGAGCGGGACGAGGACCACATCATGGGTGAACGACTGCACAACAAGACCGCGCTCGTCACGGGGTCGACGAGCAATATCGGGCGGGCGATCGCCGAGGCGTTCGCCGCCGAGGGGGCTCATGTCATCGTGTCGGGGCGCGATCGGGAGCGGGCGGCCCGGGTCGTCGAAGGCATCCGCGCCGCCGGCGGGCGGGCCGATTTCCTCGTGGCGGATCTCGACGGCAGTGCCGGGGCCTCCCGGGACCTGGCCGAGCGGGCGCGTCGGTCCCTCGGCGGGCGCATCGACATCCTGGTCAACAACGCCGGTATCTACCCGGGCGCCGTGACCACCGCCACGGACGAGGAGACCTTCGACCGGGTCTACGCGGTGAACGTCAAGGCACCGTTCTTCCTGACCGCCGCCGTCGCACCGGCCATGGTGGGGGCCGGAGGGGGCAGCATCATCAACCTCGGGTCATGGGTCGCGCGCCTGGGTATTCCGGTCGGCGCGCTCTACAGCTCCACCAAGGGGGCCATGGAGACCCTCACCCGGGCATGGGCCGCGGAGTTCGGACCGCAGGGAGTGCGGGTGAACGCCATCTCGCCGGGCGTGATCCTCCCCCACACGGCGGAAGGGAGCGAACCGCACCCCGGCGAGATCATGATGAAGGGGACACCGGCCGGCGAAGTCGGCAGCCCGGACGCCATCGCGCGCGCCGCCGTCTGGCTCGCCGGTGACGAGGCCTCCTTCGTGCACGGATCGGTGGTGGACGTCGACGGCGGCCGCGTGGGTGCCGCCGTCATCGCCGCGTGAGCCATCGCCGCGCGAGTCACCGAACGCCGTTTCCCGTCACCACACGCGTATCGGCGTGTCTCTCCGCACAGTTGAGAGGCAGAGCCCGCCGGGACGGGACGAGCGGCCGGCCGGGTCCCCGCGCGGCACACCCCGCGCCGGCCGCGCACCTGATGACCGGGGGTCTGTTCCGCCACCGGTCTTCATCGCCTTCATCGCAGGGTGAGCGAGGTCTCGGATGCGACGCGGGTCAGCTTCTCCGGGTTGCGGACGTAGTAGAGGCCGGTGATGCGGGCGCCCTCGACACGGATCGCCATGATGCCGTCGACCTCGCCGTCCAGGCGTAGGACGAGTGCCGGGTTGCCATTGACCACGGTGGGGGCACTGGTGAGCGAGCCCTCGGCCTTGCCCGTCCCGCCGACGATGAAGCGGACCACCTTCTCGGCACCGCTGATCGGCCGCAGCGCGGCCTGCTTGACGCCCCCGCCGTCGCTCACCAGGACGACCTCGGGGGCGAGCACGTCCATGAGGCCCTGCAGGTCCCTGGATTCGAACGCGCGCTGGAACGACTCCAGAGCCGCCCGGATCTTGCCCGAGGGGACCACCTC is a window of Streptomyces sp. NBC_00271 DNA encoding:
- a CDS encoding SDR family NAD(P)-dependent oxidoreductase, encoding MGERLHNKTALVTGSTSNIGRAIAEAFAAEGAHVIVSGRDRERAARVVEGIRAAGGRADFLVADLDGSAGASRDLAERARRSLGGRIDILVNNAGIYPGAVTTATDEETFDRVYAVNVKAPFFLTAAVAPAMVGAGGGSIINLGSWVARLGIPVGALYSSTKGAMETLTRAWAAEFGPQGVRVNAISPGVILPHTAEGSEPHPGEIMMKGTPAGEVGSPDAIARAAVWLAGDEASFVHGSVVDVDGGRVGAAVIAA
- a CDS encoding sensor histidine kinase, with protein sequence MDLMDSFAGRRVPPAVTDAGLALLLIAGCAATPLAIPPGGPELRSPDAWFLVLVLVSALPLAVHRRSPLPALLVMSAAAAALQGLHYIPQLSGPEGTSIGPTYVGVATGVFLTAVRSTPRTATLVVAALIPAAAVTESLLAPAGYRVTTLLIETVLLVAAWALGRLSRARAAIRNQALERAAAIEREQVATARAAVMEERARIARELHDIVAHNVSLMVVQTIAADRVQDRDSAKAHELHGTIEETGRATVTELRGLLDVLRTDEEAESDPNKEPPQPTIDALPALVESVRAAGLQVEFDTRGTPAELPAGSQLAVYRVVQEALTNTLKHAGHTHTALTVSWEPERHRLTLRLCDDGPRQGGETARPPMPTRGSGHGLVGMRERIGAVGGSLHTGNRPGGGYCVHAVVPLPSPEPDPQHEGHSPHAIHPRPAGR
- a CDS encoding response regulator codes for the protein MRSIRVLLVDDQPMIRTGFRLILEAEPDIVVVGEASDGVAAVESAEALAPDVVLMDIRMPHMDGVEATRRIVGAGSPSRIVILTTFDLDAHVVDALRAGASGFLVKDGPADSLVGAIRTVAGGEAVLSPRVTHRLLDRFAHLAAPATPTVPTKLDALTGRELDVLRALTRGLSNAEIALELGVGETTVKTHVAHILEKYQLRDRVQAVILAYDCGLVVPRGTS
- a CDS encoding FtsX-like permease family protein, whose amino-acid sequence is MLSLALLTLKARKGGFVGTFVALLLGAAVLSACGILLESGIRAGSSAERYAAADVVVAGRQEVELTFKDLDGSTVKESQPLPERVPLRASSADRITGVDGAKAVIADVGAPVRLVTGAGRPVPGHYGAGVEAHNWSSLGLGDFRLTIGHAPRAAGEIVLDIELAAQADVRPGDDIRLMTTSVPRTFQVAGLVALKDGGAPRRSVVFLADATLRQSVPEASVQAFGVLAAPGVSPHRLADAIRSTLHDDTLAVHTGEGRGRAEFLDVTVSGSNLVVLAAAIGGNVLLVAVFVLYATTSLSIRHRRREIALLRAIGTTPGQIRRMVAAEAAATGLLAGVIGCPAGLLLVYWLRDRFAGHGIVPSDFGLALSPLPFLAAVLVTVLTALVAVLSAAHRATRIRPTEALGEAAVETPGLGRGRRITGGALLVLSAGIFVTGLAQDADFFTLVGLANSLVLVLVVTVAVLGPLVSRTAVGLLAPLLNRTGVTGYLAAANTRANVARLAGAITPLVLAVSFSSTVVFAQTTGLRESADQLRAGLVADHVLTAPSGVSPELAEKVRDMKQVASATGLVRSKVVAMGRMLGAQESVSLSAQGVDPRALGSALDLRPREGTMKALSRDTVAISTTTASWLGLGVGDTARLHLGDGTPLRAKVVAVYERGFGFTDVTMDHDLLLAHTTGKVDESVLVRSAPSAPDLTQALSHVAAAYPGTVLRDGLAVDDQLAEQRANAWVNYLVVGVIIAYTAITVVNTLAMSTAARRREFALLRLSGTARGQVVGMMRRESVIVIAAGVGIGTLLSAFPLVLVSMAVSGTPVPAVPGLGYLAIAGATAALAAAGTMLPTRMLLRIRPVEAIGAKE
- a CDS encoding TetR/AcrR family transcriptional regulator translates to MPHAPTTKGRATRARIIEGAAEVLRERGVAFTTLDDIRARTGTSKSQLFHYFPEGKDELLLAVAQFEADRVLEDQQPYLGCLDSWESWYQWRDAVVERYERQGDQCPLGSLFLQVGRSRPGARAIVAELMRQWQEQLARGIRALRARGLVSPTLDVDTTAAALLAGVQGGVSVMMSTGDSTHLKAALDTGIEYLRVTADRTGPR
- the sthA gene encoding Si-specific NAD(P)(+) transhydrogenase, with amino-acid sequence MRDFDMLVIGSGPGGQKAAIAAAKLGRRVAVLDRPDMVGGVSIHTGTIPSKTLREAVLYLTGLTQRDMYGQSYRLKEDITVADLTARTQHVVSREVDVIRSQLSRNHVSLFAGTGRFVDDHTVALVEANGNEKLLTAEHIVIATGTRPARPASVAFDGRTIMDSDNVLNLERVPRSMVIVGAGVIGMEYASMFAALGSKITVVEKRASMLDFCDVEVIESLKYHLRDLAVTFRFGETVASVEHHPRGTLTVLESGKKIPADTVMYSAGRQGLTDELDLDKAGLSADPRGRIKVDENYRTEVPHIYAVGDVIGFPALAATSMEQGRTAAYHAFGEPVHPMHDLQPIGIYTIPEISFIGRTEDQLTEECVPFEVGISRYRELARGQIIGDSHGMLKLLVSPDDRKLLGVHCFGTGATELIHIGQSVMGCGGTVDYLVDAVFNYPTLAESYKVAALDATNKIRQIDRLRD
- a CDS encoding GntT/GntP/DsdX family permease is translated as MPLLVVGISVLVLLLLMTKLKLNGFAALLLVAVGVGLVRGIPLEKIPDVLSEGIGGQVGDTMLTIGLGAMVGRVMGDSGAAQRIAGKLLDAFGPRGVQVAMVVTSMLIGVTMFYEVAFIIIVPIAFTLVRVTGAKLLWVGLPMSIALSTMHSFLPPHPGPTAVAATFHASVGLTLFYGLFIAVPVGALIALVWPRLPFIRAMNPSIPAGLVGERVFEDEEMPGLGWSLGVALFPVVLIAGAAVTDMATSGSSPFLHFVAFIGSAPIALLLTLLLAVWAFGPRIGRSLAEVSASCNSAAQAMAMILLVIGAGGAFKNVLVEGGISDYIKDQTHGWSISPIVLAWLIAVILRVALGSATVAVVTASGVVLPLLAGGGVHPEMMVLAVCCGSIAFSHVNDPGFWLFKEYFDLSVVEAIKVRTTYTTVLAVLGLGGVLAVEWALDVLSL
- a CDS encoding ABC transporter ATP-binding protein; this encodes MRSWGQQPDGPADGRYAVQLTDVTKRYGDGPSAVLALDKVGAGIAPGTFTAVMGPSGSGKSTFLHCAAGLDRPTSGVVRLGAQDLSTLKERRLTELRRTRIGFVFQAFNLLPSLTVEQNITLPLRLAGRQVDEGWFDHIVKAVDLGDRLARFPAQLSGGQQQRVAIARALVTRPEVIFADEPTGALDPETARDILGLLRQAVTDLHQTVVMVTHDPVAAAHTDQALFLSAGHLVDALAEPSADRVADVMAGLRRAA
- a CDS encoding enolase C-terminal domain-like protein; translation: MSKSQPTVTAFSVYPVAGRDSMELNLSGAHGPYFTRNVVVLTDSEGRTGLGEVPGGENITRTLRDAESLVVGAKVGDYKRVLREIGGRFADRDAGGRGAQTFDLRTTVHAVTAVESALLDLLGQHLDVPVAALLGDGQQRDSVRVLGYLFYVGDPGRTELEYVREPDAAEDWYRIRHEEALSPEAIVRQAEATHDLYGFRDFKLKGGVLAGAEEVKAVRALKDRFPEARITLDPNGAWSLREAIELCTPLVGKLAYAEDPCGAEGGYSGREILAEFRRATGLPTATNMIATDWRQLTHALALQSVSIPLADPHFWTMQGSVRVAQLCNAMGLTWGCHSNNHFDISLAMVTHCGAAAPGAYNALDTHWIWQEGLERLTVAPPRIVDGEIAVPDAPGLGVRLDRERLLAAHELYQEKALGARDDAVGMRYLVPGWEFDGKRPCLVR